A window of Pedobacter lusitanus contains these coding sequences:
- a CDS encoding efflux RND transporter permease subunit, whose translation MNLIRFALRKPISIMVFVAGLLFFGISSMTSIKVDILPQMNLPVIYIAHPFGGYTPTQMESYFAKNYVNVLLFANGIKSIETKNTQGLMLMKLTYYEGTNMAQAASELSALSNRAQAIFPPGSQPPFIIRFDASSLPIGQLVLSSPTRSNNELQDLANTYVRASFTAIPGLLAPAPFGGSPRTVEINVNPGLMRSHNLTVEQIVSAISTNNQTAPSGNVRIGDKNYITPTNYTIKNIKDFEDIPLFKGGVQNLYLRDVASVKDGADITNGYALINGKRSVYLSIAKSGDASTWDVVKNLKANLPKIQNTLPEDVKLSYEFDQSVSVINAVESLISEGAIGAILTGLMVLLFLGDKRAALIVILTIPTSIIAGVLFLKLFGQTINIMSLSGLALAIGILVDESTVTIENIHQHFDMGKPKALAIWDACKEIAFPKLLILLCILAVFAPAFTMTGIPGALFLPLALAIGFSMIISFLLSQTFVPILANWLMVAHPHPHKKTDPAITDDEDAFNQTGLTLESEQETLNQKKILVEREGYNEDGKVTLFDKFRNRFMRFIDRLFLVRKPVVIVYLVVVICSAVLLLSNIGRDVLPKVNSSQFQLRMRAPDGTRLERTEEKANMILKVLKKLVGPEHVGITSVYVGQHPALFSVNPIYLFMGGPHEAVFQIALKDYHVNMDELKDKLRDEVKKQSPDLKLSFEPIELTDKVLSQGSPTPVEVRIAGKNKKINEEYAGKVAAELKKINYMRDVQIAQPIKYPSLNINIDRVRAAQLGVDLSDISKSLVASTSSSRYTDKNNWVDEKIGLSYGVQVQVPLNQMNSKDDLGEIPLLRNNSRPVLSDVATIKPDTTYGENDNLGATPYLSVTANLNDKDLGSANKDVALAIKNVGELPRGVIVEQIGLGKVLDETLSSLQNGLLVAIVVIFLMLSANFQSFRVPLVILATVPAVVLGALLLLKLTGSTLNLQSYMGIIMSVGVSIANAVLLITNAEELRKHNGNALESAREAAGLRLRPIIMTSVAMVAGMLPMAIGHGEGGDQVSPLGRAVIGGLIASTFAVLIILPMVFAWVQGKVSTQSLSLDPEDEESVHFIKGLKEK comes from the coding sequence ATGAATTTAATACGTTTTGCATTGCGGAAACCCATTTCTATAATGGTGTTTGTTGCCGGATTACTGTTCTTTGGTATTAGCTCCATGACCAGTATCAAAGTGGATATTTTGCCGCAGATGAATTTGCCGGTGATCTATATTGCACACCCGTTTGGTGGATATACACCTACACAAATGGAGTCTTATTTTGCTAAGAACTATGTGAATGTACTGCTTTTTGCCAATGGGATAAAGAGTATTGAAACTAAAAATACACAAGGGCTGATGCTGATGAAACTCACCTATTATGAGGGGACAAATATGGCGCAGGCAGCTTCAGAATTAAGTGCACTGTCTAATCGTGCGCAGGCAATTTTTCCGCCCGGGTCCCAACCGCCCTTTATCATTCGATTTGATGCTTCTTCACTGCCTATCGGGCAACTGGTATTAAGCAGCCCGACCCGCAGTAATAATGAATTGCAGGATTTAGCGAATACTTATGTACGTGCTTCCTTTACTGCTATCCCTGGATTACTGGCGCCTGCACCTTTCGGAGGTAGTCCGCGTACGGTAGAGATTAATGTTAATCCAGGTTTGATGCGATCACACAACCTTACCGTTGAACAGATTGTAAGTGCTATCAGTACAAATAACCAGACTGCTCCATCAGGAAATGTGCGTATCGGAGACAAAAATTATATTACGCCTACTAATTATACGATTAAAAATATCAAGGATTTTGAGGATATCCCGTTATTTAAGGGTGGGGTTCAGAATCTTTATCTGCGTGATGTTGCGAGTGTAAAAGATGGTGCTGATATCACAAATGGTTATGCACTGATTAATGGTAAACGTTCAGTTTATCTGAGTATTGCCAAATCGGGGGATGCCTCAACCTGGGATGTAGTAAAGAATCTGAAAGCTAATCTGCCGAAAATTCAGAATACGCTGCCTGAAGATGTAAAACTGTCTTATGAATTTGATCAGTCCGTATCTGTAATTAATGCTGTAGAAAGTTTAATCAGTGAAGGAGCTATAGGAGCTATTCTGACTGGTTTAATGGTATTGTTGTTTTTGGGAGATAAAAGGGCTGCATTAATTGTGATCCTGACTATTCCAACTTCGATTATTGCAGGGGTATTATTCCTGAAATTATTTGGTCAGACTATAAATATTATGTCTCTTTCGGGGCTGGCACTTGCAATTGGTATTCTCGTAGACGAATCTACGGTAACTATAGAGAATATTCACCAGCATTTTGATATGGGTAAGCCTAAAGCACTTGCGATATGGGATGCCTGTAAAGAGATCGCTTTCCCGAAATTGCTGATTCTGCTATGTATTCTGGCTGTATTTGCACCTGCATTTACCATGACGGGAATACCGGGAGCATTATTTTTGCCTTTAGCACTGGCTATTGGATTTTCAATGATCATTTCTTTTTTACTCTCCCAGACCTTTGTGCCTATACTGGCCAACTGGTTAATGGTGGCACATCCGCATCCGCATAAAAAAACTGATCCTGCAATTACTGATGACGAAGATGCTTTTAATCAGACTGGGCTGACGCTTGAATCTGAGCAGGAAACATTGAATCAGAAAAAGATTCTGGTAGAGAGAGAAGGTTATAATGAAGATGGAAAGGTGACCTTGTTTGATAAATTCAGAAACAGGTTTATGCGTTTTATTGACCGGTTATTTTTGGTTCGTAAACCTGTGGTTATAGTTTACCTGGTAGTAGTGATTTGCTCGGCAGTTTTGTTGTTATCAAATATTGGCCGGGATGTATTGCCCAAGGTGAATTCAAGCCAGTTTCAGCTGAGGATGAGGGCTCCGGATGGTACACGTCTGGAAAGAACGGAAGAAAAAGCAAATATGATTCTTAAGGTACTGAAAAAACTCGTTGGACCTGAGCATGTAGGCATCACTTCTGTTTATGTAGGGCAACACCCGGCTCTGTTTTCTGTGAATCCGATTTATCTGTTCATGGGTGGGCCCCATGAGGCTGTTTTCCAAATTGCACTGAAAGACTACCATGTCAATATGGATGAGCTTAAAGATAAATTGCGTGATGAGGTTAAAAAGCAAAGTCCGGATTTGAAATTGTCATTTGAGCCTATTGAATTAACTGATAAAGTACTGAGTCAGGGTTCTCCGACTCCTGTTGAAGTCAGAATAGCAGGTAAAAACAAAAAGATAAATGAAGAATATGCAGGCAAAGTTGCTGCTGAACTAAAGAAAATCAATTACATGAGAGATGTGCAGATTGCACAGCCGATAAAATATCCTTCCTTAAATATTAATATTGACAGGGTAAGGGCAGCGCAGCTGGGGGTTGATTTAAGTGATATATCGAAATCACTGGTTGCTTCGACTTCGTCTTCGAGATACACAGATAAAAATAACTGGGTAGACGAAAAAATTGGCTTGTCATATGGTGTACAGGTACAGGTGCCATTAAACCAGATGAACAGTAAAGATGATCTGGGAGAAATTCCCTTGCTCAGAAATAATAGCAGACCTGTATTAAGTGATGTGGCGACTATTAAGCCGGATACTACTTATGGTGAAAATGATAATCTTGGAGCAACTCCATATCTTTCTGTGACCGCGAATCTGAATGATAAGGATCTGGGTTCTGCAAATAAAGATGTTGCCCTGGCTATAAAAAATGTAGGGGAACTGCCAAGAGGAGTTATTGTGGAACAAATAGGACTTGGAAAAGTTCTGGACGAGACTTTAAGTAGTTTACAGAATGGTTTACTGGTTGCTATTGTAGTGATTTTCCTGATGTTGTCAGCTAATTTCCAGTCTTTCAGGGTACCTCTGGTAATTCTTGCTACAGTTCCGGCTGTTGTGCTGGGGGCATTGCTCTTGTTGAAACTTACCGGTTCAACACTTAATTTACAGTCTTATATGGGAATTATCATGTCTGTCGGTGTGTCTATTGCCAATGCTGTATTATTGATCACCAATGCTGAAGAGTTGAGAAAACATAATGGTAATGCACTGGAATCAGCGAGAGAAGCTGCCGGATTACGTCTTCGTCCTATTATTATGACCAGTGTGGCGATGGTGGCAGGTATGCTTCCTATGGCAATTGGACATGGAGAAGGAGGGGACCAGGTATCCCCTCTGGGAAGAGCAGTAATTGGTGGATTAATAGCGTCAACTTTTGCCGTATTAATTATCTTGCCTATGGTGTTTGCATGGGTGCAGGGAAAAGTTTCCACGCAATCCTTATCGTTAGATCCGGAAGACGAAGAAAGCGTGCATTTTATTAAAGGATTAAAAGAAAAGTAA
- a CDS encoding efflux RND transporter periplasmic adaptor subunit, translating into MNKKIFSRTSLFLSSIALTALISSCHHEEKKENNAAEKKPEIKTFVLSKEKMATSLKIPGELIAYQQVDLYAKVSSFVKTLKADIGSEVKQGQLLMTLEAPELTSQLAAADSRLKSQEAVYTASKANYERLFETSKTPGTISKNDLDQAIAKRNSDLAQFNAAKASYKEVGSIQNYLEIRAPFDGIVSSRNVNLGAYVGPSGKGSEFPLFTIQQQKHLRLVISVPELYTGYLKEGDEVTFTVKSQPDLLFTAKVKRLSGALDQRLRSERVEMDVPNLTKKLLPGMVADVSMPLPANASTFTVPKTAIVDSAEGVYVIRSKDGKAEKLSVKKGREADDRIEIFGDIKEGDILVSQANEEIHAGDVIKP; encoded by the coding sequence ATGAACAAAAAAATATTTAGCCGGACTTCCCTTTTTCTAAGCAGTATCGCATTGACAGCTCTGATAAGCAGTTGCCATCACGAGGAGAAGAAAGAAAATAATGCTGCTGAAAAAAAGCCTGAGATTAAGACTTTTGTTTTGAGTAAAGAAAAAATGGCCACTTCTTTGAAGATACCTGGTGAGCTGATTGCTTATCAGCAGGTTGATCTTTATGCAAAGGTCAGCAGTTTTGTAAAAACTTTAAAAGCGGATATCGGTTCAGAAGTTAAACAAGGTCAGCTGTTGATGACACTTGAAGCTCCCGAACTGACTTCACAGCTGGCAGCAGCAGATTCCCGTCTTAAATCTCAGGAAGCTGTTTATACGGCCAGCAAAGCAAATTATGAACGTTTGTTTGAAACGAGCAAAACACCTGGTACTATATCAAAAAATGATCTGGATCAGGCTATTGCAAAAAGGAATTCTGATCTGGCACAGTTTAATGCAGCAAAAGCTTCTTATAAAGAAGTTGGCTCTATTCAGAATTATCTCGAGATCAGAGCTCCGTTTGATGGTATCGTTTCTTCCAGAAATGTAAATCTGGGTGCCTATGTAGGGCCTTCGGGCAAAGGATCTGAATTCCCGTTATTTACGATACAACAGCAAAAACATTTGCGTCTGGTCATCTCTGTTCCTGAACTGTATACTGGTTATCTGAAAGAAGGAGATGAAGTAACTTTCACGGTAAAATCGCAGCCTGATCTATTGTTCACTGCTAAAGTTAAAAGGTTATCTGGTGCACTGGACCAGCGATTACGTTCTGAAAGAGTAGAAATGGATGTTCCCAATCTGACTAAAAAGCTTTTACCGGGGATGGTAGCAGATGTTTCTATGCCGCTTCCTGCAAATGCAAGTACTTTTACTGTACCAAAAACAGCTATAGTTGATAGTGCAGAGGGGGTATATGTGATTCGTTCGAAAGATGGAAAAGCAGAAAAATTAAGCGTTAAAAAGGGAAGGGAAGCTGATGACAGAATAGAGATATTCGGGGATATTAAAGAAGGAGATATCCTGGTTAGTCAGGCGAATGAAGAAATTCATGCCGGTGATGTTATCAAACCATAA